Proteins from a genomic interval of Thamnophis elegans isolate rThaEle1 chromosome 2, rThaEle1.pri, whole genome shotgun sequence:
- the GRXCR2 gene encoding glutaredoxin domain-containing cysteine-rich protein 2: protein MDEFQKKSSQKHDTRSRKVRFKISSAYSGRVLKQMYEDGQELEIPAEDCPHNCQSWNFEPRDNLLGIRENPDHSFYPSAGLNAQRISVFREGNKYTLTSNSSLLNDDKADGHMHPRILDFGRIIIYTSNLKIIRTPLSKKELMQRIMQNEGADDSSFMNSEGRGESSSVQSNGNINSDETESGYNQHVWEGDEENSCSQCKGSGSAPCAVCHGSKFSMLANRFKESYRALRCPACNENGQQPCQICV from the exons ATGGATGAGTTCCAGAAGAAATCCAGCCAAAAGCATGATACAAGATCCCGAAAAGTAAGATTCAAAATTTCCTCAGCTTACAGTGGTCGAGTCTTGAAACAAATGTATGAAGATGGGCAAGAGCTTGAAATCCCAGCAGAAGACTGCCCCCATAATTGTCAGTCCTGGAATTTTGAACCCCGAGACAATTTATTGGGGATTAGAGAAAACCCAGATCACAGCTTTTATCCATCAGCTGGACTGAATGCCCAGAGGATCAGTGTTTTCAGAGAAGGGAACAAATACACTCTCACAAGTAACTCTTCCCTTCTGAATGATGACAAGGCTGATGGTCATATG CATCCCCGCATTTTAGACTTTGGGAGGATTATAATCTATACCAGTAATCTAAAAATAATCCGGACACCACTGAGCAAGAAAGAGCTAATGCAAAGAATCATGCAAAATGAAGGTGCTGATGATAGCTCCTTCATGAACtctgaaggaagaggagaaagtagCAGTGTTCAAAGCAATGGAAACATAAACAGTGATGAAACTGAATCAGGCTACAACCAACATGTTTGG GAAGGCGACGAGGAGAACAGCTGCTCACAGTGTAAAGGATCAGGCTCTGCCCCCTGTGCTGTGTGTCATGGAAGCAAGTTTTCAATGTTGGCTAATCGGTTTAAAGAGTCATACAGAGCTCTGCGATGCCCTGCCTGTAATGAAAATGGGCAGCAGCCCTGCCAGATTTGTGTTTAG